The following proteins come from a genomic window of Geomonas sp. RF6:
- a CDS encoding fibronectin type III domain-containing protein has product MLRLLFVICFLLIGPCGNAWSLDAIRPKLACFPLAPASIDAMAYNEKISSLLVNALDRTGAVEVVERKKIEGVIEQHGLRLDTLDLTRVREVGETAGFDFILAGTVGRKEGRLSLELTLMGTHTQTLKQKMVYEMADGEILSKLEEIAAATVPKMRDAQKLTATVLPAAPSAELVPPGDLQATGSSRSIRVRWNHPAASAVSGYKVFRSTSENGTYSLLSRSSRLSYNDEGLELNDRFYYKVSALGREGGESPLSSAVQGATLVVPAAPIFMQISPGILSADLSWYPRPASGKDPMVAPVAYRVYRAEGETADFQRVAELQSGTTAYKDPSLREGTRYRYYLTAVNGSGGESDESTVLEVTTVGGMGELTASSNLIRKVSLSWKEHPHAGIEGYAVYRSAQKEGPFDRVGRTATRGGTSYLDTLDCDNCVRWYRIAAVGKDGSETPQGPAVSATTRPPPPAPLAPVARSGEPRRVTVAWQPAASAEDESGGYSVYRSERGEGDFTRIARVPERVYLYEDASPPLKDNTPYWYRVAALNGAGVEGAPSPPVQGVTKQKPATPRGVSARTGEVRKVSIYWQPNPEPDLKEYLVWRKEKGESYTLLGSTRIPGFVDAELGDGVQHTYSVSAVDSDGVESFASPAIEAKTAPAPSRASGARVVRRGEMAGIVWEKNPESNIRAYNVYRKVFLGRQKVTETTATEYLFSGKEKVELFVTAVNADGLEGEPSEPVVLEYQ; this is encoded by the coding sequence ATGCTACGGCTTCTCTTCGTCATCTGCTTCCTTCTCATCGGCCCGTGCGGGAACGCCTGGTCCCTCGACGCGATCCGCCCGAAGCTAGCCTGCTTCCCCTTGGCGCCGGCGAGCATCGACGCCATGGCCTACAACGAGAAGATTTCCTCCCTGCTGGTCAATGCGCTTGACCGTACCGGTGCCGTGGAAGTCGTTGAGCGCAAGAAGATCGAGGGGGTGATCGAGCAGCACGGGCTGAGGCTCGACACCCTCGACCTGACGAGGGTCCGTGAGGTGGGGGAAACAGCCGGGTTTGACTTCATCCTTGCCGGGACCGTGGGAAGGAAAGAGGGGAGGCTCTCCCTGGAGCTTACCCTGATGGGGACCCACACCCAGACGCTGAAGCAAAAGATGGTCTATGAAATGGCGGACGGGGAGATCCTTTCGAAGCTGGAGGAGATCGCAGCTGCCACGGTCCCGAAGATGAGGGACGCGCAGAAGCTCACGGCCACCGTCCTTCCCGCCGCCCCGTCGGCGGAACTCGTACCCCCGGGCGACCTGCAGGCCACCGGGTCCTCCCGCAGCATCAGGGTGCGCTGGAATCATCCCGCCGCGTCCGCCGTCTCCGGTTACAAGGTCTTCCGTTCCACCTCCGAGAACGGCACCTATTCACTCCTTTCCCGCTCCTCGCGCCTCTCGTACAACGACGAGGGGCTCGAGCTGAACGACCGCTTCTACTACAAGGTGAGCGCCCTTGGGAGGGAAGGGGGGGAAAGCCCTCTCTCGTCAGCTGTGCAAGGGGCAACGCTCGTCGTGCCTGCCGCTCCCATATTCATGCAGATTTCTCCCGGCATCCTGAGCGCTGACCTTTCCTGGTACCCGCGGCCCGCCAGCGGAAAGGACCCCATGGTGGCGCCGGTGGCGTATCGAGTCTATCGCGCCGAGGGGGAGACGGCGGATTTCCAGCGGGTGGCGGAGCTGCAGAGTGGCACGACCGCCTACAAGGACCCTTCGCTGCGGGAAGGGACGCGGTACCGCTACTACCTCACTGCGGTGAATGGTTCCGGCGGGGAGAGTGACGAGTCCACCGTCCTCGAGGTTACCACCGTCGGGGGGATGGGAGAGCTTACCGCCTCCTCGAACCTCATCAGGAAGGTCTCCCTGTCGTGGAAGGAGCACCCGCACGCCGGCATCGAAGGGTACGCGGTGTACCGCTCTGCCCAGAAAGAGGGGCCCTTCGACAGGGTCGGGCGCACCGCCACGAGAGGGGGGACCAGCTACCTCGACACGCTCGACTGTGACAACTGCGTCAGGTGGTACCGCATCGCTGCCGTCGGCAAGGACGGCAGCGAGACGCCCCAGGGTCCTGCAGTCTCGGCGACCACCCGGCCGCCTCCCCCTGCACCGCTTGCACCGGTGGCGCGGTCGGGGGAACCGCGGCGCGTAACCGTGGCCTGGCAACCGGCCGCGAGCGCGGAGGACGAAAGCGGAGGGTACTCGGTGTACCGCAGCGAGCGCGGCGAAGGGGACTTCACCCGGATCGCGAGGGTTCCCGAGCGCGTCTACCTCTACGAGGACGCTTCCCCACCCCTGAAGGACAACACCCCCTACTGGTATCGCGTCGCAGCGCTCAACGGGGCGGGGGTGGAGGGGGCTCCCTCGCCGCCGGTACAGGGGGTTACCAAGCAAAAGCCTGCCACTCCGCGCGGCGTAAGCGCGAGGACAGGGGAGGTGCGGAAGGTCTCCATCTATTGGCAGCCGAACCCGGAGCCGGATCTGAAGGAATACCTCGTCTGGCGCAAGGAGAAGGGTGAGAGCTATACGCTCCTTGGCTCCACCAGGATCCCCGGCTTCGTGGACGCGGAGCTCGGTGACGGGGTGCAGCATACCTACTCGGTGAGCGCGGTGGACAGCGACGGGGTAGAGAGCTTCGCTTCCCCCGCGATCGAGGCGAAAACGGCACCAGCGCCGTCGCGGGCCTCGGGAGCGCGAGTCGTCCGGCGCGGCGAGATGGCAGGGATCGTGTGGGAGAAAAATCCCGAGAGCAATATCAGAGCCTACAACGTGTACCGGAAAGTCTTCCTCGGCCGGCAGAAAGTGACGGAGACGACAGCGACGGAGTACCTCTTCAGCGGGAAGGAGAAGGTGGAGCTCTTTGTCACAGCTGTGAACGCAGACGGACTGGAAGGAGAGCCTTCGGAGCCGGTGGTGCTGGAGTATCAGTGA
- a CDS encoding CsgG/HfaB family protein has protein sequence MKTFFYGALVILLLSLAGCASPGQESFLRGMALEKSNRLDDAATLYETAVAENPGNREYGEALARVRSGLVSRYLEAAGKSLEAKPFTFEQGRSARGMVDKALKLDATDPKAAALSAEVAARIELLTKEADSLFAASSRAAASNDWPVALAKLQEIKGFYPNHADLPEKLLSTETAAVSWYLQEAQRAKGRDDLDTAAESLRRAAVVQPENRQIGVMLADLSRLNSPAGYLTRAEDAVKKGEHGSAVALARRGVLLAKDPEAAVALQKVIDGATAVSFETAAAALKEKKLYDSYTHLADAKSFNPAALEVQKSSEVTEALAAAMVEKATAYESAGNLGNALVWFEKGQTLKPESPEIGAHIAALRDKIKQRVVKKIAVMDFLPPRNNSDAGRIVTDALLSIMTRSVSGDIKILARDVLGALLKEIELGQAGLYDIEGAKKAGKLKGTDVFIFGNVLIYDIEKEQEEGVKRVNAVVGKKAIPNPAFEIWAKSNAYPNEQKLREAPPQLVDDEIRQIISYKVATHKKTANVSISFRVIDVENGEVVITKTLKRNKEAVDTYQEGVEFANIPYKALQLPSDTELLGRVVDNIIEDLSHEVLSRFHNLQLTYYNQAEKLRNAKAYEKAVEYYVDAILVEEVKNISTQVTADSRREIEQVLRTAAL, from the coding sequence ATGAAAACATTTTTTTACGGTGCCCTCGTAATCCTCCTGCTTTCGCTGGCAGGGTGTGCCTCCCCGGGGCAGGAGAGCTTTCTGCGCGGGATGGCGCTGGAAAAGAGCAACCGCCTCGACGATGCAGCCACCCTGTATGAAACGGCGGTCGCCGAAAATCCGGGGAACAGGGAGTACGGCGAGGCGCTGGCGCGGGTGAGGAGCGGGCTGGTCTCCCGCTATCTGGAGGCAGCCGGCAAGTCCCTCGAGGCAAAGCCCTTCACCTTCGAGCAGGGGCGCAGCGCACGGGGGATGGTGGACAAGGCTCTGAAGCTCGACGCCACAGACCCGAAGGCCGCGGCACTCTCCGCAGAGGTGGCGGCGAGGATCGAGCTCCTCACCAAGGAGGCTGATAGCCTCTTCGCCGCTTCGTCCCGGGCTGCCGCGAGTAACGACTGGCCGGTCGCGCTGGCAAAGCTTCAGGAGATCAAGGGATTCTACCCGAACCACGCCGATCTCCCGGAGAAGCTCCTCTCCACCGAGACGGCGGCGGTCTCATGGTACCTGCAGGAGGCCCAGAGGGCGAAGGGGCGTGACGATCTCGACACGGCCGCCGAGTCTCTGCGCCGGGCGGCGGTCGTGCAGCCGGAAAACCGGCAGATAGGCGTCATGCTTGCCGACCTCTCCAGGCTCAACTCCCCGGCAGGGTATCTGACGAGGGCGGAGGATGCCGTGAAAAAGGGGGAGCACGGCTCGGCGGTGGCGCTAGCCCGAAGAGGCGTTCTCCTCGCGAAGGACCCGGAAGCGGCAGTGGCGCTCCAGAAGGTCATCGATGGTGCGACCGCTGTCTCTTTCGAGACTGCCGCCGCGGCACTGAAGGAGAAGAAACTCTACGATTCCTATACGCACCTCGCGGATGCCAAGTCTTTTAACCCCGCCGCGCTTGAGGTGCAGAAATCGTCCGAGGTGACCGAGGCGCTGGCTGCAGCAATGGTGGAGAAGGCCACTGCGTACGAGAGTGCGGGGAACCTCGGCAATGCGCTCGTCTGGTTCGAGAAGGGGCAGACGCTGAAGCCCGAGAGTCCCGAGATTGGCGCGCATATCGCCGCATTGCGCGACAAGATCAAGCAGCGCGTGGTGAAAAAGATAGCTGTCATGGATTTCCTCCCGCCTCGCAACAATTCCGACGCCGGCCGGATCGTCACCGACGCCCTTCTTTCCATCATGACCAGGAGCGTCTCCGGCGACATCAAGATCCTGGCGCGCGACGTTCTCGGCGCCCTGCTGAAGGAGATCGAGCTCGGCCAGGCCGGTCTCTACGACATCGAGGGTGCGAAGAAGGCCGGGAAGCTCAAGGGGACGGACGTCTTCATCTTCGGCAACGTCCTCATTTACGACATAGAGAAGGAGCAGGAGGAAGGGGTGAAGCGGGTAAACGCGGTGGTGGGGAAAAAAGCGATCCCGAATCCGGCCTTCGAGATCTGGGCCAAGAGCAACGCCTACCCGAACGAGCAGAAGCTGAGGGAGGCGCCACCGCAGCTCGTGGACGACGAGATCCGGCAGATAATCTCCTACAAGGTCGCCACCCACAAAAAGACCGCCAACGTCAGTATCTCCTTCCGCGTCATCGACGTGGAAAACGGCGAGGTGGTGATCACCAAGACGCTGAAACGGAACAAGGAAGCGGTGGACACCTACCAGGAGGGGGTGGAGTTCGCAAACATCCCTTACAAGGCGCTGCAGCTCCCCTCCGACACGGAGCTCCTGGGGCGCGTCGTGGACAACATCATCGAGGACCTCTCCCACGAAGTGCTGAGCCGATTTCACAATCTCCAGCTCACCTACTACAACCAGGCGGAGAAGTTGAGGAATGCAAAAGCTTATGAGAAGGCGGTGGAATACTACGTCGACGCCATCCTGGTGGAGGAGGTGAAGAACATCTCCACTCAGGTCACGGCAGACTCGCGGCGAGAAATCGAGCAGGTGCTCAGGACGGCAGCGCTGTAA
- a CDS encoding flagellar assembly protein T N-terminal domain-containing protein has translation MAHGYTGVFLCIVMVIFALAADPARPSSALAAREETVEARGTALIAGRKDQARDQALSAALRQAVRQAVGVMVESESLVRNEILVSDQVLSRSNGFIKKYSILHEGVEDDTYAVDIRAVVSEVKLRKALGGIGVSLRQMGKPRIMLQLTDGAGEAHGLLPAGGAKGVVEARICDLLLAKGFELSEGANGLATGPHGRPSARTADAIAKASKSGAAEILFTGSVSSRSASAPISGTSLHPCQASVSVKAVNADSGEVLASHSAHAAVPHINPAAGEAEALGKAAEEVAESLSRQILANWKRKVEGTRTVRLVVSGLGGYDDLKSLKTTLKEKVEDLEDIWERGFEGHTANIDLEVTSSSSSLAEQLSALSVRGQPIEVVSFTPNVLQLTLRSKNGAAK, from the coding sequence ATGGCTCACGGATACACCGGCGTTTTCCTCTGCATAGTCATGGTGATCTTCGCCCTTGCTGCAGATCCGGCGCGGCCATCTTCCGCGCTTGCGGCACGTGAGGAGACGGTGGAAGCCCGCGGCACTGCTCTGATTGCCGGCAGGAAGGACCAGGCGCGGGACCAGGCGCTTTCCGCCGCCCTGCGCCAGGCGGTGAGGCAGGCGGTCGGCGTCATGGTGGAGTCGGAGTCGCTGGTGCGTAACGAGATACTCGTCTCCGATCAGGTACTCTCCCGAAGCAACGGCTTCATCAAGAAATACTCCATCCTCCACGAGGGTGTGGAGGATGATACGTACGCAGTCGACATACGCGCCGTTGTCTCCGAGGTGAAGCTGCGAAAGGCGCTTGGCGGCATCGGCGTGTCGCTGCGACAGATGGGGAAGCCGAGAATCATGCTCCAGCTCACTGACGGTGCCGGCGAGGCTCACGGGCTGCTCCCTGCCGGCGGAGCAAAGGGTGTGGTCGAGGCACGTATCTGCGATCTCCTCCTTGCAAAAGGGTTCGAGTTGTCCGAAGGCGCTAACGGACTCGCCACAGGTCCCCACGGCCGCCCTTCTGCCAGGACAGCCGATGCAATTGCCAAGGCTTCGAAGAGCGGCGCTGCCGAGATCCTCTTCACGGGGAGTGTCAGCTCCAGGTCGGCTTCAGCCCCCATATCGGGCACCTCCCTGCACCCCTGCCAGGCGTCCGTTTCGGTGAAGGCGGTGAATGCCGACAGCGGCGAGGTGCTGGCGTCCCATAGCGCACATGCCGCGGTGCCCCACATAAACCCGGCTGCCGGTGAGGCCGAGGCGCTCGGCAAGGCTGCCGAGGAGGTGGCCGAGTCCCTTTCCCGACAGATCCTCGCGAACTGGAAACGAAAGGTCGAAGGGACCAGAACGGTGCGCCTGGTGGTATCGGGGCTCGGGGGGTACGACGACCTGAAGTCGTTGAAGACGACCCTGAAGGAGAAGGTGGAGGATCTGGAGGATATCTGGGAGCGAGGCTTCGAAGGGCACACCGCGAACATCGACCTCGAGGTCACCTCTTCCTCCAGCTCTCTCGCGGAGCAGCTTTCGGCGCTGTCGGTGCGGGGGCAGCCGATCGAGGTGGTTTCCTTCACCCCCAATGTCCTCCAGTTGACCCTCAGATCAAAAAATGGTGCTGCGAAATGA
- a CDS encoding thiolase family protein, whose product MQDVFIAEALRTPCGSLGGSLAELSAPQLAAAVIQGLLRNCTLPPEAVNEVILGQVLSGGCGQAPARQAMRAAGIPDTAHALTINKVCSSGIKSIMLAADSIRLGASEVVVAGGMESMSQAPFFLKKARSGYRMGHGELLDLMVYDGLQDPYSGRHMGEIGEESASRHGISREAQDQFALRSYQLAQEASQSGLFDGEIVPVVKSGKKGTETVSRDEEPFKVDLSRLTQLRPAFAKDGTITAGNASSISDGAAACLVAGSEALRRYDLSPKARLVAYSTASLHPDLFPEAPVSAIERVCAAAGLKVGEIDLFEINEAFASVTLLAMRKHDLPLEKVNVNGGACALGHPIGASGARLVTTLVRELRRRKARYGLATLCNGGGEAVAAIIERV is encoded by the coding sequence ATGCAGGATGTCTTTATAGCTGAGGCACTGAGAACTCCCTGCGGTTCCCTCGGAGGATCCCTCGCCGAGCTTTCCGCACCGCAACTGGCGGCTGCCGTCATTCAGGGGCTTTTGCGCAACTGCACCCTCCCTCCGGAGGCGGTGAACGAGGTCATACTCGGACAGGTGCTTTCCGGCGGATGCGGGCAGGCTCCCGCCCGTCAGGCGATGCGCGCCGCCGGGATCCCCGATACCGCCCACGCCCTCACCATCAACAAGGTCTGCAGCAGCGGCATCAAGTCCATCATGCTCGCCGCCGACAGCATCCGCCTCGGTGCCTCGGAGGTTGTCGTCGCCGGCGGCATGGAGAGCATGTCGCAGGCGCCATTTTTCCTCAAGAAGGCACGCTCGGGGTACCGGATGGGGCATGGGGAACTCCTCGACCTGATGGTCTACGACGGCCTGCAGGACCCGTACAGCGGCCGCCACATGGGGGAGATCGGCGAGGAGAGTGCGTCCCGGCACGGCATCAGCCGCGAGGCGCAGGATCAATTTGCATTGCGCTCCTACCAACTCGCACAGGAGGCATCGCAAAGCGGCCTCTTCGACGGCGAGATCGTTCCCGTGGTGAAGAGCGGCAAGAAGGGGACGGAAACCGTAAGCCGCGACGAGGAGCCGTTCAAGGTAGACCTTTCCAGGCTCACCCAGCTGCGGCCCGCCTTCGCGAAGGATGGCACCATCACCGCAGGAAACGCCTCCAGCATCAGCGACGGCGCTGCGGCCTGCCTCGTTGCCGGCTCAGAAGCGCTGCGGCGCTACGACCTGAGCCCCAAGGCGCGGCTCGTCGCCTACAGCACCGCGAGCCTCCACCCCGACCTCTTCCCCGAGGCGCCGGTCTCAGCCATAGAGCGCGTCTGCGCCGCGGCAGGCCTCAAGGTCGGCGAGATCGACCTTTTCGAGATCAACGAGGCGTTTGCTTCCGTCACGCTCCTCGCCATGAGGAAACACGATCTCCCCCTGGAGAAGGTGAACGTAAATGGCGGCGCCTGCGCCCTCGGGCATCCGATCGGTGCCAGCGGCGCCAGGCTCGTGACCACCCTTGTGCGTGAACTGCGGCGCAGAAAAGCCCGCTACGGCCTCGCCACCCTCTGCAATGGCGGAGGTGAAGCGGTCGCGGCGATCATAGAACGCGTGTAG
- a CDS encoding 3-hydroxybutyryl-CoA dehydrogenase, which yields MINSVGVLGAGQMGSGIAHVFAQKGYGVTLFDLSQSQLDRARSSIGQNLERQAKKGTIEESAIGDTLQRISATLDISGLSGCDFFIEAVTENEAVKLEIFKTLDETARPDAILASNTSSIPITKIASATRRPEKVIGMHFMNPVPIMQLVEVIRGVATSDETFTTTASLVASIGKEMAVSQDYPGFIVNRVLIPMLNEAIFALHEGIATAEDIDKGMKLGTNQPMGPLALADFIGLDTVLAIATVLYDGFKDPKYRPCPLLVKMVQAGQLGKKSGRGFYIY from the coding sequence ATGATCAACTCTGTCGGAGTCCTCGGCGCAGGGCAGATGGGGAGCGGCATCGCCCACGTCTTCGCGCAGAAAGGGTACGGCGTCACCCTTTTCGACCTCTCGCAGTCCCAGCTCGACCGGGCCCGCTCCTCCATCGGGCAAAACCTGGAGCGCCAGGCCAAAAAGGGGACCATCGAGGAGAGCGCTATCGGCGACACGCTGCAGCGGATCAGCGCCACCCTTGACATTTCCGGCCTCTCGGGATGCGATTTCTTTATAGAGGCAGTCACCGAAAACGAAGCGGTGAAGCTGGAAATATTCAAAACCCTCGACGAGACCGCCAGACCCGACGCCATTCTCGCCTCCAATACCTCTTCCATTCCCATCACCAAGATCGCCTCCGCCACGAGGCGCCCCGAGAAGGTCATCGGGATGCACTTCATGAACCCGGTGCCGATCATGCAACTCGTGGAGGTGATCCGCGGCGTCGCCACCAGCGACGAGACCTTCACCACCACCGCGTCACTGGTGGCAAGCATCGGGAAAGAGATGGCGGTATCGCAGGACTACCCCGGATTCATCGTGAACCGGGTCCTCATTCCGATGCTAAACGAGGCCATTTTTGCGCTCCACGAGGGGATCGCCACCGCCGAGGACATAGACAAGGGGATGAAGCTCGGCACGAACCAGCCGATGGGGCCCCTCGCCTTGGCGGACTTCATCGGGCTCGACACCGTCCTCGCCATCGCCACTGTCCTCTACGACGGCTTCAAGGATCCGAAGTACCGGCCATGCCCACTCCTGGTGAAGATGGTGCAGGCGGGGCAACTGGGGAAAAAGTCGGGGCGTGGCTTCTACATCTATTGA
- a CDS encoding enoyl-CoA hydratase-related protein, which yields MELRNLLMDRQEGVLILTVNRPASLNALNSATLAELAFALREINEDASVKVVVITGAGEKAFVAGADIKEMSNLNSFQAHQFATKGQDVVIAMERLKKPVIAAVNGFALGGGLELALACDFIYASENAKFGFPEVGLGIMPGFGGTQNLARLIGPNRAHEMIFSGRMISAEKALAWGVVNEVFHAADLMPKALETAKEIARQGALGVQYAKDAIARGLNMAKEDALNYEATLFGVLFATDDRKEGLEAFVEKRKPSFTGR from the coding sequence ATGGAGCTACGAAACCTGCTGATGGACCGCCAGGAAGGAGTCCTGATACTCACCGTCAACCGCCCGGCGAGCCTCAACGCCTTGAACAGCGCCACCCTCGCTGAACTCGCCTTCGCCCTTCGGGAGATCAACGAGGACGCCTCGGTGAAGGTGGTGGTCATTACCGGCGCCGGGGAAAAAGCGTTCGTGGCGGGAGCCGACATAAAGGAGATGTCCAACCTGAACTCGTTCCAGGCGCACCAGTTTGCCACGAAGGGGCAGGATGTGGTCATCGCCATGGAGCGCCTGAAAAAGCCGGTCATCGCAGCGGTGAACGGCTTTGCCCTCGGCGGCGGACTCGAGCTGGCCCTCGCCTGCGATTTCATCTATGCATCGGAAAACGCGAAGTTCGGCTTCCCCGAAGTCGGTCTCGGCATCATGCCCGGCTTTGGCGGCACTCAGAACCTCGCGCGCCTCATCGGTCCGAACCGTGCGCATGAGATGATCTTCAGCGGGAGGATGATAAGCGCGGAGAAGGCGCTCGCCTGGGGTGTGGTGAACGAAGTTTTCCACGCGGCCGACCTGATGCCGAAGGCTCTGGAAACGGCGAAAGAGATAGCCCGGCAGGGGGCGCTGGGGGTGCAGTACGCAAAGGACGCCATCGCCCGCGGGCTCAACATGGCGAAAGAGGATGCGCTCAATTACGAGGCCACCCTCTTTGGCGTCCTCTTCGCGACGGATGACCGGAAGGAAGGGCTGGAGGCGTTTGTGGAGAAGAGAAAGCCGAGCTTTACCGGGAGGTAG
- a CDS encoding acyl-CoA dehydrogenase gives MDFELSQDHKVLRDSVRDFVVKEVKPLARQIDEEHAVPDALVRKMAELGLLGSYLPQEYGGAGLDTLSYAIVVEEVSKACASSGVVISAHTSLACDPIYRFGTEEQKRRWLTPLASGEVIGCFLLSEPGSGSDAASISTTYRRDGDYFVISGSKIFITNGGYRGTGIVFATSDRSLKHKGISAFIVDLASPGVEILRNEKKLGIRGSFTTAFALDGVRVPAENLLGSEGQGFRVAMETLNGGRIGIAAQALGIAEGAFALALSYSKERRQFGAPISDLQGIQFKLADMYLRIESSRLATYKAACVKDAGGSYAFESAVAKLLASETATYVTKEAIQIHGGYGYVEEYEVERMYRDAKITEIYEGTSEVQRVIIAKHLLQA, from the coding sequence ATGGACTTTGAACTGAGCCAAGACCACAAGGTGCTGCGCGATAGCGTCCGGGACTTTGTCGTGAAGGAAGTAAAGCCGCTGGCGAGGCAAATAGACGAGGAGCATGCCGTCCCCGACGCGCTGGTGCGCAAGATGGCGGAGCTCGGGCTTTTGGGGAGCTACCTGCCGCAGGAGTACGGCGGTGCGGGGCTTGATACCCTCTCCTACGCCATAGTCGTAGAGGAAGTGTCGAAGGCGTGCGCCTCGAGCGGGGTCGTCATTTCCGCCCATACCTCCCTGGCCTGCGACCCGATCTACCGCTTCGGGACGGAAGAGCAGAAGCGGCGCTGGCTCACCCCGCTCGCCTCCGGAGAAGTCATCGGCTGCTTTCTCCTCTCCGAACCGGGGTCCGGCAGTGACGCGGCGAGCATCTCCACCACATATCGCAGGGACGGCGACTACTTCGTCATCAGCGGCAGCAAGATCTTCATCACCAACGGCGGGTATCGCGGCACCGGAATCGTCTTCGCCACGTCTGACCGCTCGCTCAAGCACAAGGGGATCTCCGCCTTCATCGTCGATCTCGCCTCCCCGGGTGTGGAGATCCTGCGAAACGAGAAAAAGCTCGGCATCCGCGGCAGTTTCACCACCGCGTTTGCGCTCGACGGGGTGCGGGTCCCGGCGGAGAACCTGCTGGGGAGCGAGGGGCAGGGATTCCGGGTGGCGATGGAGACCTTGAACGGCGGCCGGATAGGGATAGCGGCGCAGGCTCTCGGGATTGCCGAGGGCGCCTTCGCCCTCGCCCTCTCATACTCCAAAGAGCGTCGGCAGTTCGGCGCCCCCATCAGCGACCTGCAGGGGATCCAGTTCAAGCTGGCCGACATGTACCTGCGCATCGAGTCGAGCAGGCTGGCCACCTACAAGGCCGCCTGCGTCAAGGACGCCGGGGGCAGCTACGCCTTCGAGTCGGCCGTGGCAAAGCTCCTCGCCTCCGAGACCGCCACCTATGTGACCAAAGAGGCGATCCAGATCCATGGCGGGTATGGGTATGTCGAGGAGTACGAAGTAGAGCGGATGTACCGCGATGCGAAAATCACCGAGATCTATGAAGGGACGAGCGAAGTGCAGCGGGTAATCATAGCAAAGCACCTCCTCCAGGCATAG
- a CDS encoding phosphatase PAP2 family protein has protein sequence MNRFDLEIMLFFNSFANQSKAFDEMVCTFASNPLVKGGFVIPILWWLWFRNRGEYRDKEYVLATLIACFIAIFVARTLSMVLPFRPRPVHNPAIHFVLPYSADPTVLSGWSAFPSDHAALFFVLATGILLLSRWLGICAYVHSFIFICLPRIYLGLHQPTDIVAGAALGILLGMLIRFDRVRWIMTHRALRVEEDCPGFFYVCFFFVSYQVVLLFDPIRHLARGLVSCVKHLT, from the coding sequence ATGAACCGGTTCGATCTAGAGATAATGCTGTTCTTTAACAGCTTTGCCAACCAGTCAAAAGCCTTCGATGAGATGGTTTGCACCTTTGCCTCCAATCCACTTGTGAAAGGAGGCTTTGTCATTCCTATCCTTTGGTGGCTCTGGTTTCGCAACAGAGGTGAGTATCGCGACAAGGAATATGTACTCGCGACGCTCATTGCCTGCTTCATAGCCATATTCGTTGCCCGCACTCTTTCCATGGTCCTGCCTTTCAGACCTCGTCCGGTGCACAACCCGGCGATTCATTTCGTCCTCCCCTATAGCGCCGATCCCACCGTTTTGAGCGGCTGGAGCGCCTTCCCCAGCGACCATGCCGCGCTCTTCTTCGTCTTGGCCACCGGCATCTTACTCCTCTCCAGGTGGCTCGGCATCTGCGCCTACGTCCATTCCTTCATCTTCATCTGCCTGCCAAGGATCTATCTCGGGCTGCACCAGCCGACGGACATTGTCGCAGGCGCCGCCCTCGGCATCCTGCTGGGGATGCTCATTCGCTTCGACCGGGTGAGGTGGATAATGACGCATCGCGCGTTGAGAGTGGAGGAGGACTGCCCCGGATTTTTCTACGTCTGCTTCTTTTTCGTGAGCTACCAGGTCGTCCTGCTCTTCGACCCGATTCGCCACCTCGCGCGCGGCCTCGTGTCGTGCGTAAAGCATCTCACCTGA
- a CDS encoding glycine zipper family protein, producing MISALMLFAVGGCATLPSGPSVLVLPSEGKPFEQFQGEDAMCRDWAGGQVGISPQQASKESTINGAAIGTVLGAGIGAALGAAGGDPGAGAAFGAGTGLLFGTAAGADSAQTYGWQAQRRYDNAYLQCMYSYGNQIPSVAAKRRTVRAVPPPPPPPSYEDRY from the coding sequence ATGATATCAGCACTGATGCTTTTTGCCGTGGGCGGCTGCGCCACGCTGCCGAGCGGCCCAAGCGTGCTGGTGCTCCCGTCGGAGGGGAAGCCGTTTGAACAGTTCCAGGGCGAGGATGCCATGTGCCGCGATTGGGCGGGGGGGCAGGTCGGCATTTCGCCGCAGCAGGCTTCGAAGGAGAGCACCATCAACGGCGCGGCTATCGGCACGGTGCTCGGCGCAGGAATCGGTGCGGCCCTCGGAGCTGCAGGGGGCGATCCGGGCGCGGGCGCCGCTTTCGGGGCAGGAACCGGGCTCCTTTTCGGAACGGCTGCAGGCGCAGATTCGGCGCAGACGTACGGGTGGCAGGCGCAGCGCAGGTATGATAACGCCTACCTGCAGTGCATGTATTCCTACGGCAACCAGATCCCCTCGGTTGCTGCGAAGCGCCGTACGGTGCGTGCCGTTCCTCCCCCTCCGCCCCCTCCTTCATACGAGGACCGCTACTGA